The following coding sequences lie in one Chelonia mydas isolate rCheMyd1 chromosome 6, rCheMyd1.pri.v2, whole genome shotgun sequence genomic window:
- the FLRT2 gene encoding leucine-rich repeat transmembrane protein FLRT2, with product MGLWTRMWSKDWAAFLKSWLIISLGLCMQVSKTLACPNVCRCDRNFVYCNERSLTSVPLGIPEGVTVLYLHNNQINNAGFPAELHNVQSVHTVYLYGNQLDEFPMNLPKNVRVLHLQENNIQTISRAALAQLLKLEELHLDDNSISTVGVEDGAFREAVSLKLLFLSKNHLSSVPVGLPVDLQELRVDENRIAIISDMAFQNLTSLERLIVDGNLLTNKGIAEGTFSHLTKLKEFSIVRNSLSYPPPDLPGTHLLRLYLQDNQITHIPLSAFSNLHKLERLDISNNQLRMLVKGVFDNLHNLKQLTARNNPWLCDCSIKWVTEWLKFIPPSINVRGFMCQGPEQVRGMAVRELNMNMLSCPTTTPGLPLITPAPAATLPTTLVPTSSVPTPSDKYSPLPPTTSTLPTLPNREGGEMVTPPISERIQLSIHFVNDTCIQVNWLSLFTVMAYKLTWVKMGHSLVGGIVQERIVSGEKQHVSLVNLEPKSTYRICLVPLDAFNNYRAGEDTVCSEATTKASHLNNGSNTASSHEQTTSQNMGSPFLLAGLIGGAVIFVLVVLLSIFCWHMHKKGRYTSQKWKYNRGRRKDDYCEAGTKKDNSILEMTETSFQIVSLNNDQLLKGDFRLQPIYTPNGGINYTDCHIPNNMRYCNSSVSDLDHCHT from the coding sequence ATGGGCCTGTGGACGAGAATGTGGTCCAAAGATTGGGCTGCTTTCCTGAAATCCTGGCTCATAATTTCCCTGGGGCTCTGCATGCAAGTCTCCAAAACTTTGGCCTGTCCAAATGTGTGCCGCTGTGACCGAAACTTTGTCTACTGTAATGAGCGAAGCTTGACCTCAGTGCCTCTTGGGATACCGGAGGGTGTAACCGTACTCTACCTCCACAATAACCAAATTAATAATGCTGGCTTCCCTGCAGAGCTGCACAATGTCCAGTCTGTGCATACGGTCTACCTGTATGGTAACCAATTGGATGAGTTTCCCATGAACCTGCCCAAGAATGTCAGGGTTCTCCACCTGCAGGAAAACAACATTCAAACCATTTCTAGGGCTGCCCTGGCCCAGCTACTGAAGCTGGAAGAGCTGCACCTAGATGACAACTCCATCTCTACTGTAGGGGTTGAGGATGGAGCATTTCGGGAAGCTGTCAGCCTCAAGCTTCTGTTCTTGTCTAAGAATCATTTGAGCAGTGTACCAGTTGGCCTTCCAGTGGACTTACAAGAATTACGAGTTGATGAAAACCGAATTGCCATAATTTCAGACATGGCCTTCCAGAATCTCACGAGCTTGGAACGTCTTATTGTGGATGGCAATCTCCTTACAAATAAAGGTATAGCTGAGGGTACCTTCAGCCATCTGACCAAGCTCAAGGAATTCTCAATAGTACGGAATTCACTATCCTATCCTCCCCCTGATCTTCCAGGTACACATCTGCTGAGGCTCTATCTGCAGGACAACCAGATAACCCACATACCACTTTCAGCCTTTTCAAACCTCCACAAGCTGGAGCGGCTTGATATTTCCAACAATCAGCTCCGGATGCTGGTGAAAGGGGTCTTTGATAACCTCCACAACCTGAAGCAGCTCACTGCGCGGAATAATCCCTGGTTATGTGACTGCAGTATTAAATGGGTCACTGAATGGCTCAAATTTATTCCCCCATCCATCAATGTCCGGGGTTTTATGTGCCAGGGACCAGAACAGGTCCGAGGTATGGCTGTCAGGGAGCTCAACATGAATATGTTGTCATGCCCCaccaccactcctggtctgccACTTAtcaccccagcccctgctgccaccTTGCCAACTACACTGGTTCCCACTTCATCAGTTCCAACTCCAAGTGATAAATACAGtcctctcccacccaccacatCCACACTCCCCACTCTGCCCAACAGAGAGGGTGGAGAAATGGTGACACCTCCCATTTCCGAACGGATCCAACTCTCCATCCATTTTGTGAATGACACTTGCATCCAGGTCAACTGGCTGTCCCTTTTTACCGTGATGGCATACAAACTCACATGGGTTAAAATGGGCCACAGCCTGGTAGGGGGCATTGTTCAAGAACGGATAGTAAGTGGTGAGAAACAACATGTAAGCTTGGTGAATCTCGAACCCAAATCCACTTATCGGATTTGTTTGGTTCCACTGGATGCTTTTAATAATTACCGAGCTGGAGAAGACACTGTCTGTTCAGAAGCCACAACCAAGGCTTCCCACTTAAACAATGGCAGCAACACAGCCTCCAGCCATGAGCAGACGACTTCTCAGAATATGGGCTCCCCCTTTTTGCTGGCAGGCTTGATTGGGGGTGCAGTGATATTTGTGCTCGTGGTCCTGCTCAGCATCTTTTGCTGGCACATGCATAAAAAGGGGCGCTACACCTCCCAGAAGTGGAAATACAACCGGGGCCGGCGGAAAGATGACTATTGCGAGGCGGGGACCAAGAAGGACAACTCCATCCTGGAGATGACGGAAACCAGCTTCCAGATTGTCTCCTTAAATAATGATCAGCTCCTTAAAGGAGATTTCAGACTGCAGCCCATTTATACCCCAAACGGGGGAATTAACTACACGGACTGCCACATCCCCAACAACATGCGATACTGCAACAGCAGTGTCTCAGATCTGGACCACTGTCATACGTGA